One genomic segment of uncultured Ilyobacter sp. includes these proteins:
- a CDS encoding aspartate ammonia-lyase, whose translation MTKFRTEFDSIGGIQVPADAYYGAQTLRGKNNFHITGYKLSPLFVNSMAMVKKAAAKANYEAGVISKKVSDAIIEAGDEVIAGKMHDQFITDVIQGGAGTSMNMNMNEVIANRANEILGGEKGVYDMVHPNDHVNYCQSTNDVIPTTGKLTILRMSIELLFSLETLYDALMKKSKEFDGVIKMGRTHLQDAIPIRLGQEFKAYALPIKRDINRIKSVLEDFKYVNMGATAVGTGLNADVSYVKNVVRFLSEVSGIELIQSEDLVDGTRNLDVFVWMSSALKICAVNLSKMVNDLRLMASGPTAGFNEINLPQMQPGSSIMPGKVNPVILEVVNQVSFQVFGNDLTITKAAEAGQLELNVFEPVLFFNLFQSVEVLKNGVDTLVENCIEGITANESRCKKMVDDSIGILTALNPHIGYKNASDIAKQSLKEGVPVATLLVRTGLISQADIDVILNPFNMTNPGISGKELLSR comes from the coding sequence ATGACTAAATTCAGAACTGAATTTGATTCTATTGGAGGAATTCAGGTGCCGGCAGATGCTTATTACGGAGCTCAGACTTTAAGAGGAAAAAACAATTTTCATATAACAGGCTACAAACTTTCTCCACTCTTTGTGAACTCTATGGCTATGGTCAAAAAGGCTGCAGCAAAAGCCAATTATGAGGCTGGTGTCATTTCCAAAAAAGTTTCTGATGCAATAATTGAAGCCGGAGATGAGGTTATAGCTGGAAAAATGCATGATCAATTCATAACAGACGTGATACAGGGCGGAGCAGGAACCAGTATGAATATGAACATGAACGAAGTTATTGCAAACAGGGCTAATGAAATTTTGGGCGGAGAAAAGGGTGTTTACGATATGGTGCATCCAAATGACCATGTAAACTATTGCCAGTCCACAAATGATGTAATACCAACAACTGGAAAGCTGACAATTTTGAGAATGAGTATTGAACTTTTGTTTAGTCTCGAAACTCTGTATGATGCCCTTATGAAAAAATCAAAAGAGTTTGATGGTGTTATCAAGATGGGAAGAACACATCTTCAAGATGCAATACCTATCAGATTGGGTCAGGAGTTTAAAGCTTATGCACTTCCTATAAAGAGAGATATAAACAGGATCAAATCTGTTTTGGAAGATTTTAAATATGTAAATATGGGGGCTACAGCTGTAGGGACAGGGCTCAATGCAGATGTGAGCTATGTAAAAAATGTCGTGAGATTTTTGTCAGAGGTCAGCGGAATAGAGCTTATCCAGTCAGAAGACCTTGTGGACGGAACCAGAAATTTAGATGTATTTGTATGGATGTCTTCAGCCTTAAAAATCTGTGCTGTAAATCTTTCAAAGATGGTAAATGATCTGAGACTAATGGCTTCAGGACCAACTGCAGGGTTTAATGAGATAAATCTTCCTCAGATGCAGCCTGGTTCGTCAATAATGCCTGGAAAGGTCAATCCGGTTATTTTGGAAGTGGTAAATCAGGTATCTTTTCAGGTATTCGGAAATGATCTAACCATAACAAAAGCCGCAGAAGCCGGTCAGCTCGAGCTAAATGTTTTTGAACCTGTTCTTTTCTTTAATCTGTTTCAGTCGGTAGAGGTTTTGAAGAACGGTGTGGATACACTGGTTGAAAACTGTATAGAGGGAATAACCGCAAATGAATCAAGATGCAAGAAGATGGTCGATGACAGCATAGGTATTCTGACGGCTCTAAATCCGCATATCGGATATAAGAATGCCTCAGATATAGCAAAACAGTCTCTAAAAGAAGGAGTTCCTGTAGCGACGCTTCTTGTGAGAACTGGACTTATCAGCCAGGCAGATATAGATGTAATATTGAATCCATTTAACATGACCAATCCAGGAATATCCGGTAAGGAACTTCTATCAAGATAA
- a CDS encoding DUF6198 family protein, whose product MNKKIKIFSGLTFLIGISAICFGINLMVKSDFGVSVVSSIPYVYSLKFRNITFGGWSYLIQIIPFILMIISFKDLKVKYFLSFFMAYVLGKFIDIFGMILPSFNSGTLVSRVTFFVTGTVLIAFGISAWIKSQYLMQPCDVFIKDFSKKQQVSIGKTKTFFDLSCLTTSVVSSFLFLGKIEGVYLGTLLSALTTGMMVKFFMDLQNKYIEDVNILNKEKIDIIMEYDFFQRKQQLKKEYSA is encoded by the coding sequence TTGAATAAGAAAATAAAAATATTTAGTGGGTTAACATTTTTAATAGGAATCAGTGCTATTTGTTTTGGGATTAATTTGATGGTAAAATCAGATTTTGGAGTCTCTGTTGTTTCATCAATCCCCTATGTTTACAGTTTAAAGTTTAGAAATATAACCTTTGGGGGATGGTCATACCTTATTCAAATCATTCCTTTTATATTGATGATAATTTCATTTAAAGATTTAAAAGTCAAATATTTTCTTTCATTTTTTATGGCCTATGTTTTAGGAAAATTCATCGATATATTTGGTATGATATTACCTTCTTTTAACTCGGGTACACTTGTGTCAAGAGTAACTTTTTTCGTTACAGGGACAGTGTTAATAGCCTTTGGAATAAGTGCTTGGATAAAAAGTCAGTATCTGATGCAGCCATGTGATGTCTTTATAAAAGATTTTTCAAAAAAACAACAAGTCAGTATCGGTAAAACAAAAACTTTTTTTGATCTTTCCTGTCTTACTACCTCTGTAGTTTCTAGCTTTTTATTCTTAGGTAAAATTGAAGGAGTTTATTTAGGAACTCTTCTATCCGCTCTGACAACCGGAATGATGGTCAAATTTTTTATGGACCTTCAGAATAAATATATTGAAGATGTAAATATACTCAATAAGGAGAAGATAGATATTATAATGGAGTATGATTTTTTTCAGAGAAAACAGCAGTTAAAAAAAGAATACTCAGCTTAA